CATGATGCCATCCACGCCGTATTGCTCTTTGTATTCCACGGCCTTTTGCGGCGTGTCAATGTCGCCGTTCCCGAAGATGGGAATTTTAATGCGGGGGTTTTCCTTGATTTTACGGATGAGGGTCCAGTCGGCCTCGCCTTTGTACATCTGCACGCGCGTGCGGCCGTGAACCGTCAAAGCCTGACAGCCGATGTCCTGCAAGCGCTCGGCCACTTCCTCTACGTTTTTGGTAGAATCGTCCCAGCCTAAGCGCGTCTTTACGGTCACCGGCAAACCGAAGGGCTCTACGGCTTTGACAATGGCCGAGGTCATGGCCACCATCTTCGGGATGTCACGCAACAGCGCTGCGCCCGCGCCTTTGCAGGCTACGTTCTTCACCGGGCAGCCGTAGTTAATATCAATCAAGTCTGGCCCTACGGCGGCAGAAATGGCGGCAGACTCGCGCATGGCCTCAATCTCAGACCCGAAGATCTGGATACCAATGGGGCGCTCGTAATCAAATATGTCTAGCTTCTGACGGCTTTTGGCGGCGTCTCTGATGAGGCCCTCAGAGGAAATGAACTCGGTGTACATCAGGTCGGCGCCGTTGGCCTTGCACACCGCCCTGAACGGCGGATCACTCACATCCTCCATAGGAGCCAGCAGCAGCGGGAAGTCCGGAAGCTCTATTTTGCCAATTTTTACCACGTGGAACAGTTTAATAATTTCGCGTAAATTTACGTCAAGTAAACCACACCGCCTATATGAAAGGTTTCATACACCCGCGTCTGCATCCATTTGTCTCTTTGTTGTTGCTGACGGTCTTTGTCATAGCAGGCTTGTTTGTGGGCATGTTCCTGGCCATGGTGGTGAACAAGGCGCTGTACGGCTACGGCATGATGCAGATGACCGAGATTCTGCAAAGCCCCACGGATTTTCCCGAAGGACGCCAGGCCATGTTGCTCTACCAGGCCATTACGCACCTGGGCGGTTTTACGCTGGGTACCCTGGCCTTCCTTAAATTCAACGCCCAGGCTCCTTTTTCATTTTTATCGCCGCGCACGCACGTACCCGCCGGGCTTTTGTTGATGAGCGCTCTGTTAATTGTCCTGATTATGCCGGCCAATTCCTGGCTGATTGAATGGAACGTCAATTTTAAGTTTCCGGAGTTTCTGAGAGCCTTTGAGCAGGACGCCAAAGCCACTGAAGAACGCCTGCGCGTACTGACCGAGTACCTGACCCGTTTTGAAACCGTGGGTTCCCTGATTTTTGGGTTAGTGGTGGTGGCCGTCATTCCGGCTATTGGCGAGGAGTTGGTCTTTAGGGGCGTGGCGCAGCAGGAGCTGGCGCGTTGGTTCAAAAATCCGCACGTGGGCATCTGGTTGGCGGCTTTCTTGTTTGGCGCGGTGCACTTTCAGTTCTATGGCTTCTTCCCGAGGATGGCCTTGGGCGCGGTGTTGGGCTATCTCTACTTATGGTCTAAGAACATCTGGGTGCCCATTGTGGGCCATTTTATGAACAACGGCTTCACGGTGCTTTTTCTGTACCTGCACCAGCGCGGAACGGTAGACGTAGAGATTGAATCTACAGAGGCCATGCCGTGGTATTGGTCCTTGGGTTCTGTGGTATTGAGCGGTGCCGTTTTGTACGTGCTGCAAAAAGGATACAACCAAGTAAGCCAACCGGCAGTAAACGAAGACCGTTTTTAGCCTCTTTTCCAGAAAACTGCCCAAAACGAAGTTTCATCACGCAGGCGTCTAAGCCTTCCCAAATTTATAATGGAGAAACCAACCAAGAAACCTTCCAGCAATCTGCAACAGCGTATTTGGGCCGGGGCCGCGGGTGCTGCTCTTTTTGTGGGTGGCATTTACTTTAGCGAATGGACTTTTTTTCTGCTGTTCCTGGCCTTGACCGTTTTGGGTCTGCTGGAGTTCTACCGTCTGCTTTCTGTCAAAGGCTTTCAGCCTAACCGGGCCATGGGGCTGCTGTTGGGGGTGGGGCTGTATGTGCTCAGCTTCTTTATAAAGCAAGACCAGATCTCCAGTGACTGGCTGTTTTTGCTGCCGCCGGTCATGCTGCTGGTGCTGGTAGCTGAGCTGTACCGCAAGAAAGAGCAACCGTTCACCAACATCGCCTTGACCCTTACTGGCGTGCTCTACATTGCCGCGCCGTTCAGCATGCTGCACGTGCTGGCCTTCTTGCCAGACCGCTACAGCTGGCAGATAATATTAGGCGTTATGCTCTTGATCTGGGCCTCAGACACGGGCGCGTACATAGCGGGTAAGTCGTTTGGCAGGCACAAGCTGTTCCCCAGGATTTCGCCGGGCAAGACCTGGGAAGGCTGGATAGGCGGCGTCATCCTGTCTCTGGTGGTGGCGTATGTGCTGGCAATGTACTTTGCGGACCTGACTTTGGTGCAGTGGCTGGGCGTGGGCGCGTTGGTGTCTGTGTTTGGCGTACTGGGTGATCTGGTGGAGTCTATGCTCAAGCGCAGCCTGGACGTGAAAGACTCTGGTACGTTGATTCCCGGGCACGGCGGCATCTTGGATCGGTTTGACAGTTTGATATTGGTGGTGCCTTTTTTGGTGGCTT
The nucleotide sequence above comes from Nibribacter ruber. Encoded proteins:
- the dusB gene encoding tRNA dihydrouridine synthase DusB yields the protein MVKIGKIELPDFPLLLAPMEDVSDPPFRAVCKANGADLMYTEFISSEGLIRDAAKSRQKLDIFDYERPIGIQIFGSEIEAMRESAAISAAVGPDLIDINYGCPVKNVACKGAGAALLRDIPKMVAMTSAIVKAVEPFGLPVTVKTRLGWDDSTKNVEEVAERLQDIGCQALTVHGRTRVQMYKGEADWTLIRKIKENPRIKIPIFGNGDIDTPQKAVEYKEQYGVDGIMIGRASIGYPWIFREIKHFQQTGELLAPPTIQERIDMCKMHFDRSLEWKGLKLGIFEMRRHYANYFRGLPNVKSYRMRLVQTEDPAEIYAILDEIANTLEYAEVES
- a CDS encoding CPBP family intramembrane glutamic endopeptidase; the protein is MKGFIHPRLHPFVSLLLLTVFVIAGLFVGMFLAMVVNKALYGYGMMQMTEILQSPTDFPEGRQAMLLYQAITHLGGFTLGTLAFLKFNAQAPFSFLSPRTHVPAGLLLMSALLIVLIMPANSWLIEWNVNFKFPEFLRAFEQDAKATEERLRVLTEYLTRFETVGSLIFGLVVVAVIPAIGEELVFRGVAQQELARWFKNPHVGIWLAAFLFGAVHFQFYGFFPRMALGAVLGYLYLWSKNIWVPIVGHFMNNGFTVLFLYLHQRGTVDVEIESTEAMPWYWSLGSVVLSGAVLYVLQKGYNQVSQPAVNEDRF
- a CDS encoding phosphatidate cytidylyltransferase, which produces MEKPTKKPSSNLQQRIWAGAAGAALFVGGIYFSEWTFFLLFLALTVLGLLEFYRLLSVKGFQPNRAMGLLLGVGLYVLSFFIKQDQISSDWLFLLPPVMLLVLVAELYRKKEQPFTNIALTLTGVLYIAAPFSMLHVLAFLPDRYSWQIILGVMLLIWASDTGAYIAGKSFGRHKLFPRISPGKTWEGWIGGVILSLVVAYVLAMYFADLTLVQWLGVGALVSVFGVLGDLVESMLKRSLDVKDSGTLIPGHGGILDRFDSLILVVPFLVAFLELIH